The following DNA comes from Mesoaciditoga lauensis cd-1655R = DSM 25116.
TTTCTCTCCCCTTTTTTGAAGTTTCTGTCAAAACATATGAAGACGCCATATAAAATGTGAAATAACAGAGTTTCTTCTTTTTTCTTCCCCTTCTCCTTTATCGAAACACTTTCCAACACTTATGAACTCTCCATCTGGAGGCTCATAAAAACGAGGTTGGGAAACACACGGACGTGTTGAGAAAGCGAAGCACTCATGGATGAGTGTCTGAGCGTGCCTCCTTTTTTGAGTCGTAAGATGGATAAAAGAGTGAATCCGTGATGGCAAGTGTTTCAATAAACATTTTTCGTACTGATTAAAATTGTTACCTTCACCCATATTGGGAGTTCTACAGCTTAAATTCTCCCAAAGACATGGCAACCTTTTTCAATTCGTACTTTCTACTTCCCAGGCCTATCTTTTCCGCATGTTCCAGTTGCTCTTTCCACGAGACATCAGGATGAGCTTTTTTAAAAGGATCCTCCCCAACGGCATCTATAACAAGATCCACACATGCCTGATCTAGAGCAACCGGATCGGTACTGGCGGCTATTCCTATATCTGGGGCAACTGGCGGTTTGTTTATAGGCCAGCAATCACAATCGGGGGAAACTTGCGTTATGAAAGACAAAAAAATCGCCCTTTTATCTTTCAAAACGGCTTTTGAATATTCGGCAATCTTTCTGCTTAAAAGTTCTGAAGATGCGTTCCACTCTGGAACCATAGCACCGTAGTTGCACATTGCCACGCACTGTCCGCAGCCTATGCATATGTCGTAATCTATTACAGCATGATCGTGAACTTTTACCGCACCAGTCGGACAATATTTTTCACACATCCCGCATGCCACACAATTTTCAACCATAACAACGGGCTTGGATGTTGAATGTTGTTCTAACTTTCCGGCTCTTGCCGCCGAACCCATTCCAATGTTCTTCAAAGTTCCTCCAAAGCCTGTTTGTTCGTGTCCTTTAAAATGCGTCATAACTATCAAAGCATCGGCAAGTGCTATTGCGGATCCTATCTTTGCCTTTTTGACGTATTCTCCATCTATTTCCACTTCGACTTCATCACTGCCACGCAATCCATCGGCAATTATCACAGGTGCCCCGATAACTTCCGGTGTAAAACCATTTAAGGTGGCTGTTTGCAAATGATCTACAGCGTTGGACCTGCTTCCCTTGTAAAGGGTGTTGGCATCTGTGACAAACGGCTTGGCTCCAAGTTCCTTAACCATATCCGTTATCACCCTAACGTAGTTTGGCCTTATGTAGGCGAGATTCCCATATTCGCCGAAGTGTATCTTTATCGCAACAAGGTCATCTTTTTTCACAATCTTGCTCATGCCCGCCTCTTTTAAAAGTATTTCAACCTTTTTCATCAACCCTATTCCGGGAGTTGTGGTTAAATCGGTAAAATAAACCGTGGACAATTCGATCACCTCCGTACTTTTGTGTTAAAACAGTTCTCCACCGCCAAGTTTGAAATGCACGAGTCGAAACTTATCGACGACTTGCAGATCGTAAGGGCATCTTTCCTCGCACAAGCCACAATTCGTACAATTGGTAAAATTCTTATTCAATTTTTTGTAGGCTTCTACAGCTTCATCTTGATTTCCAAACCAAAATGCCAATCTTTCCCTCAAAGCATAATCGGGCGCTTCGTGGGGCTTATAATCCCTCATTTGTCTATCGTACCAGCCTTCATATTCAAAGATCTTTGGAATATCTATTCCCTCTGGGCATGGTAAGCATTTGTTGCATTGCCTACACACATACGTGCCAAGCTCAGGAGCACGGCAATAAAGATTTTCCATGCTCTTTTCACTCATTGGCTTGAAGTTTTCAACTATGGAGATATCTTTGAGAAGCATTTCCTTGGAATTCGCTCCCGCAACCATAACATCTATATCTTGAGACAGCGCATATCTGAAAGCGTCTTCAACCGATTTGTAAAGATATCCGTCTGCTATCGCTTTCATTCCAACTATACCCATTCCTTTTGAACGCGCGTAAGGTAAAAACTTCTCGAAAGTAGAAGGAAAGTTAAACCTATCGTAGTAATTAAATCCCGTCATCGCCACATCTAAATCTTGCACTTTCAACAATTTCAAAGCGTAATCCGCCAGGCCGTGGAAAGACACTCCCACTGCCCTAATCATTCCTTTTTCCTTCGCCTCTAAGATGTAATCAAGAGCGGATGGCCTTTTTAAGAGCGCATCGACATCTTCTTGTTTTGTCACGTGGTGAAGAAAAAGAACATCCAGATGATCGGTTCGAAGATTCTTGAGGCTTCTTTCAACAAATTTTCTTGCCCCTCCTTTGTCTCTAGCGTGGCATTTGCTGGCTAAAATCACTTCATTTCTTCTGCCGTTAAGGGCGTATGAAATTTTTCTTTCCGATTCTCCATCACCATATTCCGCGGCCGTTTCTATGTAGTTTCCTCCATGATCAAGGTAAATATCTACGAGTTGCTTTACCAGATCTTTTGGTATTTCAAGCATGTGAAAACCCCCAAGGCCTAAAAGGGAAACTTCTATTCCCGTTTTTCCCAATGTTCGCTTTTTCATTTTTACCACTCCTTCCAATTACGGGCAGTCTTGAGAATAAAAAGTAGTAAAGCTTTACTTATAAGAATTCGTGTCAATTAATTTTTGTGTGAAGATAATTTATGAAAGAACATTATTTCAGAAGTTAGAAGGTATGCAAAAAGCGGCTTGAGCCGCTTTTCCAACAAATTTAAAAATTAAGAAAACCAAGTTAAACGTCAACTCTTTTTTCGTTGAGGAAAAAAAGCATTTCTTCTTCCTTGATAGAAAGATTAACTTCATCTCCCTCGGCAATTTTAACGGTATTGGAAATGAAGAGCTTAACCTTTACTCTTTCTGAATCCAATGGAATCTCCACTGAAACCAACAAATTTGCACCCATTGGCTCTATCAAGACCACCTTTCCCTTTATTTTCCCTTCCTGGGAAAGCAAGATATTTTCTGGTCTTATGCCTATTTCCACTTTTCCTTCATGGCTAAGTTCTTCGAGCTTATTCATCTTAGAAGGAGACAAGAGTTTGCTCATGGATCTAAGGTTTTCGACTTCCAGCATGTTTATTTGAGGATTTCCCACAAAAACCGCAACAAATTTGTTTACGGGCCTCTTGTATATTTCTTCTGGTGCGCCTATTTGCTGAATAATGCCGTAATTCATAACGACTATTTTATCAGACATTGCCAAAGCCTCTTCTTGATCGTGAGTTACGTAAATGGTGGTGCCATGTACGCTATGAAATAGTGCCTTTAATTCTCCCCTCATTCTATGTCTTAATATAGCATCCAAATTTGCGAGAGGTTCGTCCAACAAAAACAGGTTTGGTTCTCTCACCAATGCACGCCCTATAGCCACACGTTGTCTTTGCCCACCACTCAACTCTCGTGGTTTTCTGTCCAAAAGATTGGCTATTCCTAACATTTGAGCGATACTCTCAACTTTCATCTTTATATCCTTCTTCGACATTTTCCTTACTTGCAAGGGAATGGCTATATTTTGAAAGACGTTCATATGTGGATATAAAGCATAACTTTGGAAAACCATTGCCACGTCTCTCTCTGATGGTGAAAGCGCATTGACGATTTTGTCGTTTATCAGGATTTCCCCTTCACTTGTCCTTTCCAAGCCGGCTATTAAACGCAGTGTGGTGGTTTTCCCACATCCAGACGGCCCCAAAAGGGTTACGAATTCTCCTTCATCAACGAAGAAATTTGCGTTGTTTACCGCTATTACCTTTTCTCCAAAGCGTTTGTAAACATTTCTGAATTCTAATCTATGCATTCACCAATCACTTCCTTCATTTTATCCTTTTATGGCGCCTGCCGTTAAACCACTTATGATCTTTTCTTGAGCTATGAATATTATGATGACAAGTGGAACGGTTACTAGCAGTGCCCCGGCTATTATCTCGCCCCATGGATACTGGTAGGCAAATCTTCCCGAAATCATGGAGATCCCCACCGTAATGGTTCGCATATTTTCTTTCGTCATGAACGTCAAAGCAAGGATAAACTCATTCCAACACGCTATGAAGTCCAATATGGCTACCGTTGAGACTGCAGGAATGCCAAGAGGAAGTATTATCTTGTAAAACGCTTGAAATCTCGACATTCCATCCACTCTTGCAGCTTCGTAAAGGGCATTGGGTATCTGCTCAAAGTAGGTAGCCAAAATCCATGTTGTCAACGGTATACTGACAGATGTATATGGCAAGATAAGGCTAAGATAATTATTCAACAAGTGAAATTTGGCGAACATTTCATAGAGAGGGAAGATCATCGTTGCCGCTGGAAAAAACCCAAGTATAAGTAAGAAGTTCATGAATGGACTTGAACCCCTGAATTTTATCTTAGCAACGGCAAAAGCCGCCATTGATCCAATCAATACAACAATGGCAGTTGCACTCAAAGAGACGATCGTACTGTTCTTTATGTAAGTCATCAGATTTATGTCTTTAAAGACACCCACATAATTTGATATGGTAAAAGCTACAGGATAAAGTATAGGAGGAGAAGAATACGATACGTTCGTTGGCTCAAATGAATCTAATACCAAAAAGTAAATGGGGAAGAGACAGTAAAAAGCCATAATGACAACCCCAACGTAAAGAAAAAAGCGCTTTAATCTCATTGGGCATACCTTCTTCCAATATAACTTCGTGTTAACCAAACGACCACAACGAGTATCAAAATATATATCGCCATCATTACAGATGTAGCGGCACCTGCTCTGACGTCAAGCCAGTTAAAAGTTTGTTGGTATATGTAAGGGGATAAAGCCATAGTGGCGTTTCCTGGTCCTCCATTGGTAAGCACCCATATCAGGTCAAATACGCCAAAGGCCTGTAAAAATCTGAACATGAGAGTAACAACTATGGCAGGTATCATCAACGGTATGGTGAGTTTTCTCAACTGGAAAAACCATCCTGCTCCATCAACTTGCATGGCCTCATAAAGATCCTGTGGGATCGCCTGCAAGCCCGCCAACAGCAACAGAGCGCAAAACGGCACCGTTTTCCAAGCATCCGCCATTATTATAGAGATAAAAGCGAGTTTAGGTGTTGAGAGAAAATACGGAGGTGTGCTTGTGAGATGAAGCCAATATAACAACCACGGGATAGGTCCATATGAGTGTTGAAGTAAAAACTTCCAACCCGTTGCCATAATGGCAGTTGGCAAAGCCCATGGGATTAAGAAGATAGTTCTAAGAGCTTTCCTTCCACGAAATTCTTGGTTAAGCAACAAGGCAAAAATAAATCCTACGAACATCTCTATGGAAACAGATATGAGAGAAAAAGAAACCGTGATCCATGTTGACTGCCAGAATGACTGACTGGTAAGCACTTGTGAATAACTGTTAAGAGTAAAACCACCACTTACAGACGTAAAGGAAAGCCATACGTTCTTAAGTAATGGATATATCTGAAAGATGGTAAAGAAAATAACCACTGGACTCACAAAACCAATAATGGCACGCCAATATCCTTTTTCATGCTTTGGAATCAGAGTTTTTGTGGGCAAAATCGCACCCCCTTTTACAATGAGAAAACGGCAAGTGGAAATCCACTTGCCGCTAAGATCAAGATCTTAATGTGTTGCCCAGTATTCTTTAACGGCCTTTCTTGCCGCTTTTGCCATTGCCTCGTTAGCCTGTTTTGGAGTCATTTGTTGCGTCATGGCCATGGTCAAATACCTGGACATTATATCAGACAGTTTTGGCCACAAGGGGCTGGCTGGTCTCCATCTTGTGTGTTCAAGAATGGTCCTAAGATCCTTGAAGAATGGATTCCATTTGAGGACATCTGGATCGTAGTATATATCTCTTCTTGAAACATCGTTACCTTGCATTTTAACCATCAACTTTTCTATTTCATAGCTGTTCATGAATTCTGCAAATTTGATCGCGGCTGGGATCTTTGATTTATCTATGAACGCAGAAATGGATATTCCCCATCCGCCTTGTGTGGCAAATGGATGTTCTCCTTCAGCACAGACTTCCGTTGTAACTCCAACTTTTCCTTTAACCTTTGAATCTTTATCATTCTGAGAGAGCACCCAAACGTACGGCCAATTTCTCAAGAAGACGGCATGGCCGCTTTCGAACATATGTCTTGCTTCTTCTTCCATGAAAGTAAGCACATCAGGTGGTGTTATCTTGTATTTATGAATGGTGTCAACAAGATACTGCGTGGCTTGTATAGCTTGAGGAGAATCTATTCCCACTTTTCTTGTTACAGGATCGTAGTAGTAACCGCCATTACCCCACAGCCATTCAAGATAGAAACAATCCAATCCTTCATATTGAGCTCCTTCATAAATAAATCCCCAAAGCCCTTTGGAAGGATCTTGCAATTTTTGAGCTTCTTCAAAGAGCTCTTTGAAAGTCGTTGGAGGCTTCATACCTGCTTTTTCAAGTAAGTCTTTTCTGTAATAAATAAGGCCAGCATCGCTCATAACTGGCATTCTATATATGTGTCCTTTCCAAATACTTCCATCAACTGTTGCTTTAAAATTCTGAGCGTAAAGCTTTTTAACATCCACATATTTATCAATTGGAAGTAACCATCCGTTAGCAGCAAGAGGTGGAATCCATATGATGTCGGCCCAAACTAGGTCATAAGGCGAAGTGTGAGCCATAGAAGCCGTCATAAACATCTGTTGGCGCGCGTTTGTGGAATGAGGTCCTTGAATGAGATTTACCGTAATGTCTGGATTGGCTTTTTCGAATAACTCAATCGCCTTCGCAAAAAAACCTTGGGTGTCTGGCCCCGTCAAAAACGTAAGAGAAACTTTTGACGCCATGGATATTCCACTGAAAATCAGCATGGCAACGATCAGGAAAAACACCACTCTTTTCTTCACTTCAAACGCCTCCTTAAAGTATTTTGAACCCTCTGACTGAGGGAAATCTGCATATGTTTCAATAAATTAACTTTATTTTAGCATGCAAAGATAAAAAATCAAAACATTAATTTTTCAGAAACATTATGTACGCCAAACTCACTTGTTTATCTTTTTGTAAGCGCCAAAATATAAAATGCACATGTGAGGAATGTTATATTTTCTCTTACCAAGGGAATTCACATGAAGCAATACAAACAGATGGAGGACATATTATTTTTGATCAAGGAAGAATAGATAGGCTGTAAAAAATAAAATGCATGGTTAAAGGAAAATCAACGGTCATTAACGACCAAATAACCTCTTGTAATTATTCAAATAGTCGCTACAATTAAAAGAACGTTTCTATATCTTTATCCTCGCTAACATAAAGTTACTCCACAAACAGAGAAAAGACGGTCCACAAAATCAATCACTTTGGGATGAAACCGTCACAAAGAAGAGTTTGAAACCATTAATTCATAATTTTGTGACCTTATCCAATATCTCTAATGGACCTTGCTAAAAAGTTAGTGGTCGCTTTTTGAACTTTGAATTTTCGAACAAACTATTCAATATTTATATAATCACTCCACAGTAAATTCACATCAATATTTAATCCTTTTGCTGCTAACAAAGCTGTCCCTAAAGCGGTTAATTCAGGGGTTTTTAGAATTCCTATTTTACCTTCTTCCGAAGATGATGCTTTGATGCTTTTAACAACAGGATTCAATGTTAATCCCCCACTCATAAAAAGGAACTTTCCTTTTTTTGTAACTTTTCTTAAATCTTGAACAATCTCGTCGGAGCGCTTTGTAATGAATTTGATAGCCGAAGCCATAAAATCCTCAGATGAGGCCCCATAAGGAATGTTGTGAAAGTTAACGTAAATGCCCTTTGATGAATAACATACTTGTATATCAAATACGCCTTCTTCAATACGTTTGCTAACGCTTAACCAATTTCCGGAAAAGTTTGTTAGAGATGATAACCAACTTATAAGCCCTCCAGAAATTATGATAGAACGTTGAAAATATAAACGCTTTCCGTCCACATATACACCACAATTTAATTTCTTTTCCATATATGAACGATCAAACCTGATATTTTTATCCATGAGAGCTGTAAAACTCTCAGCGGTCCCCATAGAATCGTAAATAAAATCATCTGTGCCGCTTATTTTTTCAATTGCGAACATCCCCGCAATATGATCATGAGCACCAAGGAACAAAGGTATTTTTTCACCTTCGTTTTTCCAAAAACCAATACATGTTCCACCGGAAGCAAGATTGGATAATTTTTTCTGGCTGATGCCACTTATTTTCAGTAAATATTTATCCCATTCCAAAGTATGAATGTTGAAAAGCATTGTTCTAGATGCTTGCGAATAATCCCAGTAAGGCTCCGCTCCCAATTTGTATAAAATAAAAGAGCTAATAGGTAGCCAGCTACGTATTTTCCCAAGGTATTTTTGCATCATCATAATCTTAAAGATGGAAAAAATATGAGTTGGAATTAATCCAGTAACCATATAAATTTTTTCTTTTTCGTTGCTGTGTT
Coding sequences within:
- a CDS encoding carbohydrate ABC transporter permease gives rise to the protein MRLKRFFLYVGVVIMAFYCLFPIYFLVLDSFEPTNVSYSSPPILYPVAFTISNYVGVFKDINLMTYIKNSTIVSLSATAIVVLIGSMAAFAVAKIKFRGSSPFMNFLLILGFFPAATMIFPLYEMFAKFHLLNNYLSLILPYTSVSIPLTTWILATYFEQIPNALYEAARVDGMSRFQAFYKIILPLGIPAVSTVAILDFIACWNEFILALTFMTKENMRTITVGISMISGRFAYQYPWGEIIAGALLVTVPLVIIIFIAQEKIISGLTAGAIKG
- a CDS encoding DUF362 domain-containing protein, whose amino-acid sequence is MKKVEILLKEAGMSKIVKKDDLVAIKIHFGEYGNLAYIRPNYVRVITDMVKELGAKPFVTDANTLYKGSRSNAVDHLQTATLNGFTPEVIGAPVIIADGLRGSDEVEVEIDGEYVKKAKIGSAIALADALIVMTHFKGHEQTGFGGTLKNIGMGSAARAGKLEQHSTSKPVVMVENCVACGMCEKYCPTGAVKVHDHAVIDYDICIGCGQCVAMCNYGAMVPEWNASSELLSRKIAEYSKAVLKDKRAIFLSFITQVSPDCDCWPINKPPVAPDIGIAASTDPVALDQACVDLVIDAVGEDPFKKAHPDVSWKEQLEHAEKIGLGSRKYELKKVAMSLGEFKL
- a CDS encoding ABC transporter ATP-binding protein, with the protein product MHRLEFRNVYKRFGEKVIAVNNANFFVDEGEFVTLLGPSGCGKTTTLRLIAGLERTSEGEILINDKIVNALSPSERDVAMVFQSYALYPHMNVFQNIAIPLQVRKMSKKDIKMKVESIAQMLGIANLLDRKPRELSGGQRQRVAIGRALVREPNLFLLDEPLANLDAILRHRMRGELKALFHSVHGTTIYVTHDQEEALAMSDKIVVMNYGIIQQIGAPEEIYKRPVNKFVAVFVGNPQINMLEVENLRSMSKLLSPSKMNKLEELSHEGKVEIGIRPENILLSQEGKIKGKVVLIEPMGANLLVSVEIPLDSERVKVKLFISNTVKIAEGDEVNLSIKEEEMLFFLNEKRVDV
- a CDS encoding ABC transporter substrate-binding protein, which encodes MKKRVVFFLIVAMLIFSGISMASKVSLTFLTGPDTQGFFAKAIELFEKANPDITVNLIQGPHSTNARQQMFMTASMAHTSPYDLVWADIIWIPPLAANGWLLPIDKYVDVKKLYAQNFKATVDGSIWKGHIYRMPVMSDAGLIYYRKDLLEKAGMKPPTTFKELFEEAQKLQDPSKGLWGFIYEGAQYEGLDCFYLEWLWGNGGYYYDPVTRKVGIDSPQAIQATQYLVDTIHKYKITPPDVLTFMEEEARHMFESGHAVFLRNWPYVWVLSQNDKDSKVKGKVGVTTEVCAEGEHPFATQGGWGISISAFIDKSKIPAAIKFAEFMNSYEIEKLMVKMQGNDVSRRDIYYDPDVLKWNPFFKDLRTILEHTRWRPASPLWPKLSDIMSRYLTMAMTQQMTPKQANEAMAKAARKAVKEYWATH
- a CDS encoding aldo/keto reductase — protein: MKKRTLGKTGIEVSLLGLGGFHMLEIPKDLVKQLVDIYLDHGGNYIETAAEYGDGESERKISYALNGRRNEVILASKCHARDKGGARKFVERSLKNLRTDHLDVLFLHHVTKQEDVDALLKRPSALDYILEAKEKGMIRAVGVSFHGLADYALKLLKVQDLDVAMTGFNYYDRFNFPSTFEKFLPYARSKGMGIVGMKAIADGYLYKSVEDAFRYALSQDIDVMVAGANSKEMLLKDISIVENFKPMSEKSMENLYCRAPELGTYVCRQCNKCLPCPEGIDIPKIFEYEGWYDRQMRDYKPHEAPDYALRERLAFWFGNQDEAVEAYKKLNKNFTNCTNCGLCEERCPYDLQVVDKFRLVHFKLGGGELF
- a CDS encoding carbohydrate ABC transporter permease, translated to MPTKTLIPKHEKGYWRAIIGFVSPVVIFFTIFQIYPLLKNVWLSFTSVSGGFTLNSYSQVLTSQSFWQSTWITVSFSLISVSIEMFVGFIFALLLNQEFRGRKALRTIFLIPWALPTAIMATGWKFLLQHSYGPIPWLLYWLHLTSTPPYFLSTPKLAFISIIMADAWKTVPFCALLLLAGLQAIPQDLYEAMQVDGAGWFFQLRKLTIPLMIPAIVVTLMFRFLQAFGVFDLIWVLTNGGPGNATMALSPYIYQQTFNWLDVRAGAATSVMMAIYILILVVVVWLTRSYIGRRYAQ
- a CDS encoding FGGY-family carbohydrate kinase produces the protein MKRNQVIVGIDIGTTNVKLVSLDLKGKILDIQKSRTLKYNKKDIDFFDIKHIYQFIEEILKQWSKTYKILGISASSVGESIVPISENGSYNDPIVWHSNATVKISDDFWEKHSNEKEKIYMVTGLIPTHIFSIFKIMMMQKYLGKIRSWLPISSFILYKLGAEPYWDYSQASRTMLFNIHTLEWDKYLLKISGISQKKLSNLASGGTCIGFWKNEGEKIPLFLGAHDHIAGMFAIEKISGTDDFIYDSMGTAESFTALMDKNIRFDRSYMEKKLNCGVYVDGKRLYFQRSIIISGGLISWLSSLTNFSGNWLSVSKRIEEGVFDIQVCYSSKGIYVNFHNIPYGASSEDFMASAIKFITKRSDEIVQDLRKVTKKGKFLFMSGGLTLNPVVKSIKASSSEEGKIGILKTPELTALGTALLAAKGLNIDVNLLWSDYINIE